In Elusimicrobium sp. An273, a genomic segment contains:
- a CDS encoding GTP-binding protein: MAKEKFSRSKPHVNVGTIGHVDHGKTTLTTAITKVL, translated from the coding sequence ATGGCAAAGGAAAAATTTTCCCGCAGCAAACCGCACGTGAACGTGGGAACGATCGGGCACGTGGACCATGGTAAGACGACGTTAACGACGGCGATCACGAAGGTATTGG